One Mus musculus strain C57BL/6J chromosome 2, GRCm38.p6 C57BL/6J genomic window, atccacttctgtatttatcaggcactggcacagcctttcaggagacagctacatcagacTCCGGTCAGTtagcttttgttggcatccacaatagtgtctgggtttggtaactgtatatggaatgtatccccaggtgggacgATCACTGGATGGCCTTAACTTCAGTGtctgccccaaactttgtctctgtatctcctcccatgggtattttgatcccccctctaagaaggaccaaagtatccccACTgtgctcctccttcttcttcagtttcatgtggtctgtgaatggtaacttgggtattccgaacttctgggctaatatgcacttatcagtgagtgtataccgtgtgtgttcttttgtgactgagttacctcactcaggatgatattttctagttccatccatatgcctaagaacttcatgaattcatcatttttaagatctgagtagtactctgttATGTCAATGTAcgacattttctatatccattcctctgttaagggacatctgtgttctttccagcttctggctattataaataaggttgctatgaacatggtggagcatgtgtccttattacaagttggaacatcttctgggtatatacccagaagagatatagctgggtcatcaggtaatactatatccagttttctgaggaacctccaaactgatttccagagtggttgtacaatcttgaaGCACTACCAGCAAtagaggtgtgttcctctttctccacatcctctccagcatctgctgtcccctgagattttgatcttaatcattctgacttgtgtgaggtggaatctcagggttgttttgatttgcatttccaagaTGACCAAGAATGCTGAGCATATCTTTTAGGTGCCTcacagccatttgatattccttggttgagaatgctgtgtttagctctgtgccccattttttaaatagggatatttgattctctggagtctaacttcctgagtccattgtatatattgggtattagcccaCTATCAGATGAAGggttggtaaagaacttttcccaatctgttggttgctgttttgtcctattgacagtgtcctttgccttacagaagctttgtcaatttttgatcttagagcaaaaactctttgtgttctgttcaggaaatttaccctgtgcccatgtgctcaaggcccactttcttttctattagtttccttTTATATGGAGGTACttaatccatttggacttgagttttgtacaaggagataagaatggattgattagcattcttctgcatgctgaccgccagttgaaacagcaccatttgtttaaaatgctgtcttttttttccactgggtggttttagctcctttgtcaaagatcaagtgaccatagttgtgttggttcatttctgggttttcaattctatttcattgatctacctgcctgtcactgtaccaatatcatTCAGTTTTGTATTAggattgctctatagtacagcttgagatcagggacgATGATTcccccaagaagttcttttaccGTTGAGAATaacttttgctatcctgggttttttgttaatccagatgaGTTTGGAAaaatgctctttctaactctatgaagacttaatttggaattttgattggattgcactgaatctgtagagtgcttttggctacatggctatttttactatactaatcctgccaatccatgagcatgggggatctttccatctctgagatcttcttcaatttctttcttcagagacttgaagttcttattatacagatatttcacttgcttagttagttacaccaagatattttatattatttgtgactattgtaaaagtTGTTGTTTTCCTATTTCCTTCCTCAGTCTGttaatcctttgagtagaggaaggccactgatttgtttgaattaattttatatccagtcactttgctaaagttgtttatcaggtttggagttctctggtgaaatttttaagatcacttaagtatactatcttatcatctgcaaatagttattttgacttcttcctttccaatttgtatccctttgatctccttttgtagtctacttgctctggctaggacttcaagtactatactgaatatgtagggagagagtggatagccttgtctagtcctgattttagtgggattgcttcaagtttctctccatttagtttgatgttgtgtactggtttgctgtatattgtttttactatgtttggGTATGATCCtaaaattcctgatctttccaagactttcatcatgaatgagtgttggattttgtcaaatactttctcagcatctagtgagattatcatattttttctttgagtttgtttatatagtggattacattgatggatttccgtatattaaaccatccctacatccctaggatgaagcctacttgatcatgatggatgatcatttggatgtgttcttgtattgggtttgggagaattttattgagtatttttgcatcaatattcataagggaaattggtctgaagttctctttctttgttgggactttgtgtgctttaggtatcagagtaattgtggcttttgTAGAACGAatttggtagtgttccttctgtttctattttgtagaatagtttgaagagtattggtattaggtcttctttcaaggtctgatagaattctgcaataaagccatctggtcctggtcattttttgcttgggagactattaatgactgatttctttaagggatatgggaAAGTTTGGATTGTtgatctgatcttgatttaattttggtacatgatatctgtctagaaaattgtccatttcattcagagtttccagttttgttgaacataggcttttgtagtagaatctgatgattttttgggaTCTCTTCATTTTCCGTTATTATgtcatttctgattgtgttaattaggattctgtctctgtgccctctagttagtctggctaagggtttatctattttgttgatttttctcaaagaaccagctcctcatttggttgattctttgtatagttctttttgtttctactaggttgatttcagccctgagtttgattatttcctgccttctatgcctcttgggtctatttgtttctttttgttctagagcttctaggtgtattgtcaagctgctagtgtatgctctctccagtttctttggaggcactcagagctatgagttttcctcttagaactgctttcattgtatcccataagtttgggtatgttgtgactctattttcattaaactctaaaaattctttaatttctttatttatttatttttgaccaagttatcattgagtagagtgttgttcagcttccacatgtatgtgggctttctattatttatgttgttattgaagatacgccttagtctgtagtgatctggtaggatgcatgggatagtttcaatcttcttgtatctattgaggcctgttttgtgactgattatatggccagttttagagaaggtaccatgaggtgctgaaaagaaggtatattcttttgttttacgacaaaatgttctataaatatctgttaaatatagttggttcataacttctcttaatcttactgtgtctctgcttagtttctgtttccatgatctgtctgttggtgagagtcgggtgttgaagtctccaagtattattgtgtgaggagcaatgtgtgcattgagctttagcaaagtttcttttatgaatgtacccttgcatttggatcatagatatccagaattgagagctcatcttgatttattttacatttgatgagtatgaaggatccctccttatcttttttgataactttcgtttgaaagttgattttattcaatattacaatggctactttGGCTTGTTTCTTGGAccgtttacttggaaaattgttttccagccttttactctaaggtaatgtctgtctttgtcactgaggtgggtttcctatatgcagcaaaatgttgggtcctgttgatataaccagtctgttagtctatgtcattttattgaggaattgagtccattgatattaagagatattaatgaaaagtaattgtttctttctgatttttttgttagagttggaattctgttctgtggctgtcttcttttaggtttgttaaaggattactttgttactttttctagtgtgtagtttccctccttgtgtaagagttttccatttattatcctttgaagagctggatttgtgcaaagatattgtgtaagtttggttttgtcatggaataccttagtttctccatctatggtaaatgagagttttgctgcgtatagtagcctgggctgacatttgtgttctcttagggtctgtatggcatctgcccagaatcttctggctttcagagtctctagagacaagtctggtgtaattctgataggtctgccttatatgttacttgacctttttcccttactgcttttaacattctttctttgttttgtgcatctcatgttttgattattatgtgacaggaggaatttcttttctggtccaaactatttggagttctgtaggcttcttgtatggtcatgggcatctctttctataggttagggacgttttcttccataattttgttgaagatatttactggtcctttaaattgggaatctttgctctcttctatacctattatccttaggtttggtcttctcattgtgtcctggattttctggatgttttgggttaaaagctttttgcattttgcattttctttgattgttgtgtcaatgttttctatgatatcttctgggcctgagattctctcttatatttcttgtattctgttggtgatgcttgcatctatagctcctgatctctttcctaggttttctatctctagagttgtctccctttgtgatttctttattgtctctactttcctttttggatcctggatggttttgttcaattccttcacctatttgtctgtgtttttctttaattctttaaggaatttttgtgtttgctctttaaggcctgttttcctgtgttctcctgtacttctttaagggagttatttatgtccttttaaaagtcttctatcagcatcatgagatgtgattttaaatgcaaatcttgcttttctggtttgtcAGGATACCCATGACTTGTGTTGTgggagaacttggttctgataatgccacatagccttggtttctgttggtaaggttcttgcacttgcctttcacTATCTGGTTATATCTGGTATTAGTTGGCCTTGCTGGCTtgagcttgttcttcctgtgggccTATAAgcctgtgtcagaactcctgggagacaagctctctccttgcaagaccagtgcacagagatCTGTGGAACAACCTCACCTCCTGggtgaagatggaggcaggaaggaccctgtcccagcagCTCTGCTGCTCCTGTGGCCTGTGGGCTCCTGGATGGTCCTGCCTTCTTAgacagtcactggagagaaaatcaccacatgtggggcagtgggctgcatACAGACAGCCTAGTCCCCAGCCAACCAAAGGTTTGGAACCCTGGGGACCGTATgagtggtgatttccacctactgaaggtgtttgatcatgtctcctgggcCCCTAGCTCCTATTGAAGTTACCACCTCCacagccccccccaccccccgcaggatatatgtgtggctatcagtcacataggagcagcaccaagccttcccacatgcaaataaagtTCCCCCCCAAGCTCTCAGTACAAGTCAATGAGCACTACCTCCTGtagaaccctgaatcacccccaaaactgtatataaatcctaaccaatgaattaaaggtgtgcgagtACTCCATCATCTGAACCTTTTGTTCCCAgaactgtaacacttgggaagagatctgctctccTGAAGCCTGAGGCTTCACCTGAAGCTCTGCCACCCTCCTCACTGGATAGTCAGCCTCTCATCAGCACAGCCTGAACAGACTCAGGGCAGAACGGCTCAAAGTTAATGAGTGACCCTGAAGACACCAGGCAAAGACTTAGCCCCGCTGCCCACACTCACTTCCCTTCGCCAGAACCCtcacaccaggcctggccagagatctcaGTGGAAAGCCTCTGGTATTCAGGCCCAATGACACAGTTTAATAAGTTGATTAATAAGTTTACGGTACAAGATGTAAGTTCCCTCCTATACAGTGGACTTTAAAACCAATCAGAGAGAAGCTGACTGCCCCTATAATAGCAATGCCATCATTGCACTGGCAGCCAAATATTACTGGGTAGGTAATTATTGGAAGCCATGGACTCGAAGTTGAGTAGGGCTAGTGATATCTCTTTTCCCAAAGCAGTATGCAATGTGAAAGCTGCTCAGGATGGAGAAGGCTTCAGTTTCAGATTGAGTTTTATTTCTCAGTGTCTTACAACTCAAGTAAGTAGTATCTTCGAATAAAAGGTCTCATGATCTAGTTCTAATAGGAAATTAAAATCATTGGCAATTGTTTGTACTTCTTGAAAGGTCTCTGGGGCCTCCTTGACCCAGAGCTTGAATGGAGATATCTCATGCTTGCTTCGGGAATTTTCATCTCATAATGCTTACCTTCTGAGAGGAGCATTATCCACACATTCAGTGTCTTTgttaaaaggtttttaaaattacaatcttAATAGAATCACAGAATAGGAGGGCCCCATGGGGTTTTTCATACATCCTTAGTCTTGTTTAACCTCTCCCCcactctttcttctcccctatgCCTATGGCATCATTCCTGACTAAACTTATCCACTCCAAGTATTCTCCTCTCTCCAGGTTTAtaacacatgcatataaatatatattctaatatacAAACAATATTAACATAAAGGCTAGTAAATTTTTCTTCTGCAGGTACTAGAAAAACTCATCTGAATTCTGTAGATTTCATGGGGCATTAATGGGTTCTGATGCTCATTCACCTACATTCCCTGCTATGACCACCATCTCCAAAACTATGGCAAGAAGACCATGAATGGGAGGGCCTCACTGATGAAGATCTTTTGTAAGAAAATAAACTGCTTCAAGGGAAGTACAACTTCttactttgaaaagaaaatgaggaggcTAAGGACTTGGTCAAGAAACCACTTGAGACAAATGTACAGAAATGAAAATAGCTCGGGTAAATTAGGTAATACAGACATTACTAACCTGGAGCGAGAGACCTTCAGTTTGTAGTTAAGTAAATAACAGAGGTGTCACTTTGTATTTAATTGTTAGATATTCATCTAATGTATTTCTCTGTCAATTCTTAGAAAATATGTTTCAAACTCATGACAAATGGTGATAAGGGTTTTTTAAACAGACTTGGAGTTAGGGGAGAAGTTATTCAGATGAAAATTCCTCTCACATCTTTCCTAcaacttctccaaaatttatcCTGAGACAGAGACATGAAcaaccacagcagcagcagcagcagcacctcaGACTTCATCTTGCTGGGTCTCTCTACCAATCCCTGGATGCAGAAACCCCTTTTTGGCATCTTCATCATAATGTACCTGGTCACAGTGATGGGGAATGTGCTCATCATCCTGGTCATCCGCTCTGATTCCAGGCTCCATacacccatgtacttcttccttagCAACTTGTCATTCATGGATATCTGCTTCACAACAGTCATTGTACCCAAGATGCTAGTGAACTTTCTCTCAGAGACAAAGACTATCTCCTATGTGGGATGCCTAGTTCAGATGTACTTCTTCATGGCCTTAGGGAACACTGATAGCTACCTGCTAGCCTCCATGGCCATTGACCGACTGGTGGCCATCTGCAACCCTTTACATTATGATGTGGTGATGAGGCCACAACGCTGCCTCCTCATGTTGCTGGGTTCTTGCACCATCTCCCATCTGCATGCACTGTTCCGTGTCCTTCTCATGTCTCGCCTCTCATTCTGTGCTTCCCATGTCATTAAGCACTTTTTCTGTGATACTCA contains:
- the Olfr365 gene encoding olfactory receptor 365, translating into MNNHSSSSSSTSDFILLGLSTNPWMQKPLFGIFIIMYLVTVMGNVLIILVIRSDSRLHTPMYFFLSNLSFMDICFTTVIVPKMLVNFLSETKTISYVGCLVQMYFFMALGNTDSYLLASMAIDRLVAICNPLHYDVVMRPQRCLLMLLGSCTISHLHALFRVLLMSRLSFCASHVIKHFFCDTQPVLKLSCSDTSSSQIVVMTETLAVIVTPFLCILFSYMRIIVTVLRIPSAAGKWKAFSTCGSHLTVVVLFYGSIIYVYFRPLSMYSVVKDRVATVMYTVVTPMMNPFIYSLRNKDMKRGLRKLMGKVHL
- the Olfr365 gene encoding olfactory receptor 365 isoform X1, whose protein sequence is MSGTSSSSTSDFILLGLSTNPWMQKPLFGIFIIMYLVTVMGNVLIILVIRSDSRLHTPMYFFLSNLSFMDICFTTVIVPKMLVNFLSETKTISYVGCLVQMYFFMALGNTDSYLLASMAIDRLVAICNPLHYDVVMRPQRCLLMLLGSCTISHLHALFRVLLMSRLSFCASHVIKHFFCDTQPVLKLSCSDTSSSQIVVMTETLAVIVTPFLCILFSYMRIIVTVLRIPSAAGKWKAFSTCGSHLTVVVLFYGSIIYVYFRPLSMYSVVKDRVATVMYTVVTPMMNPFIYSLRNKDMKRGLRKLMGKVHL